The sequence below is a genomic window from Terriglobales bacterium.
CGGGGTGATATTCAGGCTGACGCGGTCATAGTGCGGTTTTTTGCCTGCGCGGGCGGCTTCGCCGGAGGCCCGGCGCTGCTCGCGAGTTCGTTCTTTCAGGACCGCGAGTACGGAATTGCCGAGGTGACAGAGGAAGCGGCCAGTGCGCAGGTCCATTTCTCCACTGCAGACGTAGTTGGCGATGTTTTCCAGAAGCTCGTGAACCTGGGAGAGATCTTTCAGGGGGCCGGGCTTGAAGCCGGGCGGCAGGATGACCTCAGGGGTACGGCTACGGATCTGGCCGCCTTGCTTGCGGGCAGCGGCCTGTTTTTCTTTCTGGTCGGGGTCGTGGAAAAAACAATAGGGTTTGCCGGTCTGGGGATCGGCTTTACAGCGGCTGCCGTCTTCGCTGAAGTGCTGGCAGCGGGGTTTGTTGTTGAAGAGTTCTTTGATACCCATTTCTTGTACCTCCTTTCCGGTACATCAGATAGGATGGCATGGATTTGGTGGAATGCAGCTGGATGATACCAAGATGGTGCCATTATGATATTAAGGTATTGACTTTTAGAGACAGTGCTTAAACAAGGATCTTCTTTGATGGATGCCGGCTGTTATAAAAAATGTTCGGATATTTTGCGGGCTAACTTGATGGTTCACCGAGGCTAAAGCCCCAATTTTATTTCATCCTTACCCCGGCTAAAGCCGGGGGGCTCCCACCGGCGCCGCTCGCTTCCCTCGCAGCGACTAGCAGGCTAATTTTTTTGGACAACGAACGTGTATTCCGCAATGGGTCTGGCGGCATCCTCATCGGGGGCCAGGAGAAGCGAATATTCTCCATTCTCGAAAAGAGTCGCAGGCAGTTTCAGGACTACCGCTCTACCGGAAGCCGTAGGTTGAGTCTTGAGACCTCGGCCGCTCCACTTCACATCATCTCCTGCGCCCAGGAGTGTGGCCTTGTAGCTCTGGTGGTTATCGGCCTCAAGATCAAGCTGGACCTTCAACTGAAGAGCGCCCCGGGGAATCTTGACCCGTGGGGATTGCTCGACGTTCCGGGCAGCAGGTCGCAGCACGATCGAAGCCATCACTGGAGTGAGAGGCTGCGGATGTTGGGACGAACTTTCAATGGGCGTTGGCGTTTTGCTTCCTTGAGCGACTATTCCTGAAGGCGGCTGCCCATTTGCTCCATTCTGCTGCTGCTGGCTCTGGGCGCGCTCAGGACCGGGATGCTGTGATGCCTTCTGCCTGATTCTCCAAGTCACGACCAGTACCAATATCAAGGTGGCCGCTGCAAAAACCCATCGCATAGAAAAGAGAGGGGAGGGTTTTGGCTTCGACGACGGCTTTTGGCTGGAAGCGATCGTCATCAGCGATTTGGCCAGCTCCAGCTTCCGGCGTCCTCGGGGAGAAGCCAGGAAACGGTCTTCCAATTGTTTTCGCTCTTGGGCGGAAAGCTCCCCTTGCACGTAAGCATCAACCAATTCGTCTTCAACGATAAGAAGCCGGCTTTGGGTATCGGGATTGGCCAGGTATTCTTCTTCCAGCCTGATCTCCTCCGGCTCCGGCAAATACCCCAGGAGGTAGTCGGTCAACCGTTTGTCTTCGTTTTGGCCCGTTTGCTTCACGCTGTTTCGCGCCTCTGATGAATAAGTGGTTCAAGAAACAATTTTGTCACTGAATCAAAGCTTTATTTATTCGCTTCCGCCGGGTTCGCACGCAGGCAGTCAACCACACATTCTTCGAGCTTGCTCCTGAGCCGCTGCAGCCTCATCCTTAGAGTATGGGGAGAGATGCCCAGTTGTTGTGCCAGCTTTTTGCGTACTGCGATCTTGTTCCGCCCATCGTCTTGGTAATAGGCAATGATTAACTGCGAGCTTTCAGGAGCAAGCGCCTGTAGACATCTGCGAACACACTCCAGCCGCGTATCCTCATCTACAGGCTCCTGCCTGACCGGATCTCGCGGCAACAGGCTGAGAGCGGCCTGGTGTTTCTCCCGCTCCTTCACGACTTCCATAGAGACGAACCGGGCTACGGCTGTAACGTAGCTCTGAATGTTACGGATTTCTTCTCCCTGAGCGATCTTACGGGCTACACGATCAATGGCTTCATCGGCGTGATCTTCGGGAAAGGCACAGCCCCGCCATTCGAAAAACCTGGCCAAGCCGGTACGCAGCGTCTGGTACTTTTCCCCAGCGCGCTCCCGGTCTTCATCCAGGCATGTAAGCAGCTTCTCGAGGGCTTCTTTGGTAAGCACAACCGCTACTTCCACTCGCCTTGCATTTGGAAGGCGGCCCAGTAGTACGGCGAGCTCCAGTCTTTCTGCTTCCACATCTCAATCTGCGCCTGCCGCAGGGCCGCTGCCGGGCGCATCCCTTCTTTTTCCATGGCTTTGTAGAATCGTCCCATCAATTCCGCCGTGGCCACGTCGTCTACCTTCCACAAACTTGCCATCACGCGCGACGCCCCCGCGTACATGAATCCGCGCGTCAGGCCCACCAGACCCTCTCCCTGGATCTGTTTCCCTAAACCGGTTTCACACGCACTCAGCACCACCAATTCCGCCGGCAGATTCAGGTTGTAGATGTCTTCCAGCTCCAGGAAGCCATTCTGCTGTTTTCCTTTCTCATCCACCAGCGACAGCACCAATCCCGACAGCTCGGGATGTTCGCTGTCCAATAGCCCATGCGTCGCAAAGTGCACCACGCGATACTGCGCCAGCTCTGGACTGGTCGCCGTCGCACGGCTGGCACGAAAATCCAGGGCCTCCATTCCTTCGCCTGGGGGCGTTACGGCGATGATTGCTTCTGCCTCTTGCCGGGTTGAGCGCAGCCGGGGCAGATAAGCCCCTTCTCCCGACAGTCCCACATCAGCCACGGAGCGAGTCAGGTGGTCGGCAGACCAGAATGCAGAAGAAGACGCGGCATCGAGGATTTTTTCTTTACTTTCCGGATCACGCATCCGGCCTGAATTCACGCGCGCATCGTTTGGAGCGAAAACCGGATCAGCCAGTACCGCCACAGCCTTGGTTCCTTCTTTGCGCCCGATCCGCTCCCCTCGCAGTACAGATAAGACCGAGGCCGAGGGCAGATTCACGATTTCGTGCCCTTCTACCAAAGGCGGCTGCCCTTTTGAGCTGCTCTGATTGTCTGAGCGTGGCGCCTCGGGCTCAGGCAGAACCGCAAATGGGATGTACTGCAACGCCCCATCACTTACGATCAACAGCCGCTTCCCTTTGAGCTGCGCGGCCACGGGCGCAAGCACCATCCGGCTTAGCGTGGCGGCGGCCTCTGAATATTCCGCTTCCGCCTTGGTTAAGCGTGCTTTCCTCTGGGGCTCAGTTTCTCCCTTGAGCGTGCGGTTGCGAGCCGTCAACTGCTCATAAACCTGCCGCGCTGCGCTCTCGATGTCGGCCCGTTTTGGTAACTCGTAGCCGGCCAGCAATTCTGGAGTTACAGCCCACACATAGCTGCGCTTGTCGCCCAGGGAGTATTCGATCAGTACGGTATCGGCACCCAGTAGCTGCTGCTCAATCTGCTTTGCGCTTAAAGTCTGCGGCTGGGTCAGTGCCGCGTAGCCAGGACTGCTCATGCGAATTTGCGCTTCTACATCCTTACGCTCGGCCAGCAGTTTCTGGATCTCCTGATTGACCGGCGCTACTTGCTCTTCTGTTGCCTTCCCGCTCTCCAGACGGATGCGGAGATTTGTTTTGGCAGCTATATCGGCTTCCAGCGAACGTTCGCGCTCGATCAAAGCGGGGTTTCCCCCTTTACGCACATCCACATGTGCCGCAGCCAGCATCTCTAACAGGGTCCGCGCTCTCGAACGCTCCACCACCTGCAGGGCCTGCTCCGATTGTTTCTGCTGCATCAGCAGATCAATATAATCCTGATAGTAACTGAGATGCTTGGCGCGAAAGCCGGAGCGGATTTCCTCTTCGCCGCCGAACTGGCTCATCTGCCCCTCAAGGACGTTCAGGGCCTTCTCCAAGAGTTGAGCAGCCGTGTCTAGTTCCTTTTTTTTCACCTTGATTCCGGCCAACGCTGCGAGTGTCTCGGCGTAGTCCGTTCTCTCGGGGGCTAGCTTTTCCCAGATCGCGCGGGCCCGGTCATAGTACTCTTCGGCTTTGGTTAGATCGCCACGGTCGCGAGCGACATTGCCCAGCATGTTCAGGCTTTCAGCAACGTCCAAGCCGCCAGCAGCTATTTTTTCCTGCATCGCCAAAGCCCTGCTGTGGTATTCCTCAGCTTTTTCCAGATCGCCACGATCATGAGCCACGTTGCCCAGCATGTCTAAGCTTTCGGCGACATCAAGGCTACCGGGGGCTAGTTTTTCTCTAATCGTCAGGGCTTGGCGGCTGTACTCCTCCGCCTTATTCGAATCACCACTATCCCGGGCCACAAGACCCAAGTTGTTGAGGGTGCTGGCGGCATCCAGGCTGCCGGGAGCTAACTTTTGTCGGATGGTCAAAGCTCCGCGGTAGTACTCCTCCGCTTTGTCCAGATCACCACGATGGCGAGCAATAACGCCCAGATTATTCAGACTCGTGGCGACATCGAGGCTGCCGGGAGCCAACTTTTGTCGGATGGTCAAAGCTCCGCGGTAATAATCTTCCGCCTTGTCCAGATCACCACGATATCGGGCGACAACACCCAGGTTGTTGAGGGTGTTGGCAACATCGAGGCTGTCGGGAGCCAGCTTCTCCCGGATCAGCAAGGCTTGCTGATGGTATCCCTCGGCTTTCGCCAAATCGCCACGCTTCCACGCCACGAGCCCTAAGTTGTTGAAAGCGACGGAGACCACAAGGCTGTCAGGCGCCAGCTTCTCTTGGATCAGCAGAGCTCGCTGGTGAAATTTCTCAGCCGTTGTCAAATCGCCTCGACGCCAAGCTACGAGACCCAGATTAGCAAGGACCGTGGCGACATCGAGACTGTCGGGAACCAGTTTTTCCCGGATGGCCAAAGCTCGATTCATGTACTCTTCGCTCTTACCTAAATCGCCGCGAGCAAACGCAAGACTTCCTATGTTGTTCAGGCCCTCTGCGACATCGAGGCTGCCGGGAGCCAATTTTTCCCGGATGGCCATGCTTTCGCGGAGGTAATCCTCTGCCTTAGCAAAGTCGCCACGCCATTGCATTAAGCGACCAAGACCGGCGAGGGTTTTTGCCAGACTCAAACTGTCGGGTGCGAGCTTCTTCTGAATTTCCAGAGCCTGAAAGTAATACTTCTGTGATTCCACGAGATCACCACGATGGAAAATTGCGTCCCCTAATCCATCAAAGGTGTCAGCCAGAGTCAGGCTTTCAGAGCTCGTTCCCTGGTCCTCAATCGCCGCCTGCAGATACCGCTTTTCCACATTGGCCCAATCGGCCTGCTGCTCAAACCTCTTAGCCCATGTTCTCAGCAATTGCGACTCAATCGCAGGTCCAACTTTCTTACTCTCCTTAACCGCGTCTTCATACGCAGCATCGGCCTCCTGCCATTGCCGGGCATCGGTTAACAACTTACCCGCACGATACAGAAACCACGAACCAAGCCACGCAGATTGCGACTCTTTCGCCTGACGAGCCGCTGACCGCCAATCCTGGGTTGCATTTTGCAGTTTGTTTTCAGCGGCCAGCTTCTGACCGTCAAGGTAGATGGAAAGCAACCACTCGGGCAGAAGCGGCCGCGTATTCATACCCCAGGCCCCCTGCCCAAGCATCCATACTTTCTTTTCCGTGCCTCTCAATCCTTCCAGAGTTACCACTCCCCGGGGGGCCTGCTCGATTTCGATTTGCATTAAATCGAAGGGCGACTTTATTTCGCCTTGAGTATCAGACCGGCTCCATTTCAGCAGGATGTCACTCTCTTGCACTCCCGCTTTGTCAGCCTCAAGGTTCTTTTTGACCTGCTCGATCACAACTCCCTTTCCGAGTTCTGCTGGAGCTTTGGTGTTGGCGCCGTTTCCCAACTTGGGCGTAGTTTGGCCGAAAGTGGTAAATGGGAGTAAAAAGAATGCTCCGCACAAAAGAACCCGGTTGTGTAGCTTCATTCGGATATCTCCACTAGACCCTTTTACAACTTAAGACCCCTGACGATTTCAGCGAAGTAATACGCAGTTTTTTGTAGTGCGGTGGCATCTATTATCTCCTAACGCATGATGCTTAGGAAATATAGCTTTTCCACTAACGGGAAGGTGCAGCAGTGGTTACTTGGTCAGTCTAAACCAAAAGTGTTGCTAAAAGGGCCTGTTTTATTACCCTTGCAGAGTAATTTTGGTACAGATGTTCATGAGAGACAAGACTCGTACGATTGGTTTCTGCTTCAGAAAAGAAGATGCACTAATTTCCAGCTTGAAGCTGCTCCTAGGGTTTTTCTTTCAGTTTGAGCTTGGCTTTATTTTCTTCCAAAAAAGAGCGGAGATTTTCCGTCTGCTCCAGCAGCCGGATCCACTGCTCGTAATACAACGTGACCGGAAACCTTCCTAAACCATACACACTGACGCCGCCTTTTTCGCCCACGCGGAATTCAAGTGATCCCGTGCGGCGTCCTTTGGTTTGCTTTTCCAACTCCGCAAGGCGGGCTTTCAGCTCTTCATAACTCGGTTCTGTCATGGGATAAATTCCTCTGCCTGATTTTAAATTCGGTCTAACATTGCATGGCATCCGCACCCGCAGAATCTATGTTGTGCTGTTGTGCAGAATTTGCCACTGAGAACTGGATCAGCCTTCAGATTCGCATGGGCATGACGATGTAGCGGTATTTGTAATCTTCGTCCTTCTCATCAGGACGCAACTGGCCGGCCGACTGTGAGTCTTTCAACTCCATCCGCACCTCGCCGGTGTTGGCAACTTTCAGAAAATCCAGCAGGTACTGGGAGTTGAATCCGATAGTTACAGCATCGGCGGCGTAGGCAGTTTCAATCGTATCTTCCGATTCGCCGGTTTCCGTGGAGGAAGAAGAGATCTTGATCTCGTTCTTATCGAGCCGCATGCGGATCGCGCCGGAGCGCTCGTCGGCAAACTGGGCCACGCGCTGGATGGCCCCCGCCAGGTCTTCCGACTTGACCGTAACAATCTTGTTGTTCTCGCGCGGCAAAACCGCTT
It includes:
- a CDS encoding tetratricopeptide repeat protein; its protein translation is MKLHNRVLLCGAFFLLPFTTFGQTTPKLGNGANTKAPAELGKGVVIEQVKKNLEADKAGVQESDILLKWSRSDTQGEIKSPFDLMQIEIEQAPRGVVTLEGLRGTEKKVWMLGQGAWGMNTRPLLPEWLLSIYLDGQKLAAENKLQNATQDWRSAARQAKESQSAWLGSWFLYRAGKLLTDARQWQEADAAYEDAVKESKKVGPAIESQLLRTWAKRFEQQADWANVEKRYLQAAIEDQGTSSESLTLADTFDGLGDAIFHRGDLVESQKYYFQALEIQKKLAPDSLSLAKTLAGLGRLMQWRGDFAKAEDYLRESMAIREKLAPGSLDVAEGLNNIGSLAFARGDLGKSEEYMNRALAIREKLVPDSLDVATVLANLGLVAWRRGDLTTAEKFHQRALLIQEKLAPDSLVVSVAFNNLGLVAWKRGDLAKAEGYHQQALLIREKLAPDSLDVANTLNNLGVVARYRGDLDKAEDYYRGALTIRQKLAPGSLDVATSLNNLGVIARHRGDLDKAEEYYRGALTIRQKLAPGSLDAASTLNNLGLVARDSGDSNKAEEYSRQALTIREKLAPGSLDVAESLDMLGNVAHDRGDLEKAEEYHSRALAMQEKIAAGGLDVAESLNMLGNVARDRGDLTKAEEYYDRARAIWEKLAPERTDYAETLAALAGIKVKKKELDTAAQLLEKALNVLEGQMSQFGGEEEIRSGFRAKHLSYYQDYIDLLMQQKQSEQALQVVERSRARTLLEMLAAAHVDVRKGGNPALIERERSLEADIAAKTNLRIRLESGKATEEQVAPVNQEIQKLLAERKDVEAQIRMSSPGYAALTQPQTLSAKQIEQQLLGADTVLIEYSLGDKRSYVWAVTPELLAGYELPKRADIESAARQVYEQLTARNRTLKGETEPQRKARLTKAEAEYSEAAATLSRMVLAPVAAQLKGKRLLIVSDGALQYIPFAVLPEPEAPRSDNQSSSKGQPPLVEGHEIVNLPSASVLSVLRGERIGRKEGTKAVAVLADPVFAPNDARVNSGRMRDPESKEKILDAASSSAFWSADHLTRSVADVGLSGEGAYLPRLRSTRQEAEAIIAVTPPGEGMEALDFRASRATATSPELAQYRVVHFATHGLLDSEHPELSGLVLSLVDEKGKQQNGFLELEDIYNLNLPAELVVLSACETGLGKQIQGEGLVGLTRGFMYAGASRVMASLWKVDDVATAELMGRFYKAMEKEGMRPAAALRQAQIEMWKQKDWSSPYYWAAFQMQGEWK
- a CDS encoding sigma-70 family RNA polymerase sigma factor — translated: MLTKEALEKLLTCLDEDRERAGEKYQTLRTGLARFFEWRGCAFPEDHADEAIDRVARKIAQGEEIRNIQSYVTAVARFVSMEVVKEREKHQAALSLLPRDPVRQEPVDEDTRLECVRRCLQALAPESSQLIIAYYQDDGRNKIAVRKKLAQQLGISPHTLRMRLQRLRSKLEECVVDCLRANPAEANK